The [Bacillus] selenitireducens MLS10 genome includes a region encoding these proteins:
- the ald gene encoding alanine dehydrogenase, with the protein MIIGVPVEIKNNENRVALTPAGVMTFKQAGHHVIVERHAGIGSGFPDEAYIEAGAEMADRPEEVWRQSDMVMKVKEPLEPEFTYFREDLILFTYLHLAAEPALAKALVDSKMTAIAYETVEVRGTLPLLTPMSEVAGRMASQIGAQFLEKPRGGSGVLLSGIPGVKRGKVTVIGGGVVGTNAAKIAMGLGADVTIIDLNPDRLRQLDDLFGTEINTMMSNPLNIAQAVKESDLVIGAVLIPGAKAPTLVTEEMIQSMHPGSVVVDVAIDQGGIIETVDAITTHDDPIYMKHGVVHYAVANMPGAVPRTSTLGLTNVTVPYALKIANMGLTEALKHVEGLKLGVNTAGGYVTYEAVANDLGYTCKTVDEVLN; encoded by the coding sequence ATGATTATTGGAGTGCCCGTTGAAATTAAAAACAACGAAAACAGAGTTGCACTTACCCCAGCCGGTGTCATGACCTTTAAACAGGCAGGACACCATGTTATTGTAGAACGTCACGCAGGCATCGGCAGCGGTTTTCCGGATGAAGCCTACATCGAAGCCGGAGCCGAGATGGCGGACCGGCCGGAAGAGGTCTGGAGACAGTCAGACATGGTCATGAAAGTGAAAGAACCTCTTGAACCTGAATTTACGTATTTTCGTGAAGACCTGATTCTCTTTACATATTTGCACCTCGCTGCCGAACCGGCTCTCGCAAAAGCGCTCGTTGATTCGAAGATGACAGCCATTGCCTATGAGACGGTTGAAGTCAGAGGAACACTGCCGCTATTGACACCGATGAGTGAGGTTGCCGGGCGAATGGCCTCACAAATCGGTGCACAGTTTCTTGAGAAGCCCCGCGGAGGATCCGGCGTTCTCTTATCAGGCATACCGGGTGTGAAACGTGGCAAAGTCACGGTGATCGGGGGAGGGGTCGTCGGGACCAATGCAGCGAAGATCGCAATGGGACTTGGTGCTGATGTAACCATTATCGATTTGAATCCGGACCGTCTCCGACAGCTCGATGACCTGTTCGGTACCGAAATCAATACGATGATGAGTAACCCTCTGAATATCGCCCAGGCCGTTAAAGAGTCGGATCTCGTCATCGGTGCGGTTCTGATTCCGGGGGCAAAGGCCCCGACGCTTGTGACGGAAGAGATGATTCAGTCCATGCACCCCGGTTCCGTCGTTGTCGATGTCGCCATCGATCAGGGGGGCATTATTGAAACCGTTGATGCCATCACCACACACGATGATCCCATTTACATGAAGCACGGTGTCGTTCACTATGCCGTTGCCAATATGCCGGGCGCCGTTCCCCGTACATCCACTCTCGGACTCACGAATGTGACCGTCCCATATGCGCTCAAAATCGCCAATATGGGCCTCACTGAGGCGCTAAAGCATGTGGAAGGACTAAAGCTCGGCGTGAACACTGCCGGTGGGTATGTAACCTATGAAGCCGTTGCAAATGATCTTGGTTACACCTGCAAAACGGTGGATGAAGTGCTGAACTGA
- a CDS encoding thioredoxin family protein, which yields MNIQIYVNENIKGKVFEQRVKEVIEELGVHADLVITYKQPECSCHVFYSPALIIDNELITSGKLLSRDEIVHHFM from the coding sequence TTGAACATTCAAATTTATGTAAATGAAAACATTAAAGGGAAAGTGTTTGAGCAGCGGGTCAAAGAGGTTATTGAAGAGCTCGGTGTTCATGCAGATCTCGTAATTACGTACAAACAGCCTGAATGTTCCTGCCATGTGTTCTATTCCCCCGCGCTCATCATTGACAATGAACTCATCACATCGGGGAAACTCCTCAGCCGGGATGAGATCGTTCATCACTTTATGTAA
- a CDS encoding KTSC domain-containing protein — translation MEQTTIRDGYFDTLQFDETNKQLHVRFSTGKYALHYEVNKFDYIRLLSSNNMRSFYENTISRKYPPEMIKI, via the coding sequence ATGGAACAGACAACCATCCGGGACGGTTACTTTGACACACTGCAGTTTGATGAGACGAATAAACAGCTCCACGTCCGTTTTTCCACTGGAAAATATGCCCTTCATTATGAAGTGAATAAATTTGACTATATCAGACTTCTCTCAAGCAACAATATGCGTTCTTTCTACGAAAACACCATCTCGAGAAAATACCCGCCGGAAATGATTAAAATCTGA
- a CDS encoding putative bifunctional diguanylate cyclase/phosphodiesterase codes for MIQVAKHVMKKMDIDQLTARNKEKDLYTIMANMIETAGKESGFVITDLNYDVLYISEWAKSLFCKEEERSLFRCIDIVHMSEKDEAIYNRIINNCTSGTFEAVLLTRQSQPLNIKVVCEEMRTDEGLPVCMMISLHDLYAQAVSVTQTPLLQPVDQMTGLKNRHQFEFDLTRSMRNDQESPLALLFFDLDRFKFYNATLGQFTGDRLLKDIAVKLKSLENNRISVYRYGGDQFAVVISDYGGMADINSMVDTVKGMFQQPFMIEHHELQMTASLGVSLFPETGGTLEELVNQAEMAMHASKEKGSAKYNIYNKEIHLYYNNQLTLEKRLHKAVENRGFQLHYQPQYDLAHDRVIGFEALIRWQDDHLGFVPPDRFIPTAEETGLIIPIGHIVLEEACRMGKSWLDHGLDLRVGVNISPVQFQHPDFIHSVRQTLAQTGLPAKQLDIEITENVLLYNRDECLNTLDQLKRLGVHISIDDFGTGFSSLSYLRTFPVDVLKIDQSFVRDVSNNHNDQAIVTSIIQLAHNMGMKVIAEGVETDDSLHFLIDRECDQMQGYIYSKPIPPEQISSFLAGNKTIEM; via the coding sequence ATGATACAAGTCGCGAAGCATGTCATGAAAAAGATGGATATTGACCAATTAACTGCACGAAATAAAGAAAAAGACTTATATACTATTATGGCGAACATGATCGAAACCGCAGGAAAAGAAAGCGGATTTGTCATTACAGATCTCAACTATGATGTTCTTTATATCAGTGAATGGGCAAAATCGTTATTTTGCAAGGAAGAAGAACGGTCGCTGTTCAGATGTATCGATATCGTACATATGTCTGAAAAAGATGAAGCGATCTACAATCGAATCATTAATAATTGCACAAGCGGAACTTTTGAAGCGGTTCTTCTCACACGTCAGTCACAGCCTTTGAACATAAAAGTCGTCTGTGAGGAGATGCGGACAGATGAAGGACTTCCTGTTTGCATGATGATTTCTCTGCATGATCTTTACGCGCAAGCTGTTTCGGTTACGCAGACTCCGCTTTTACAGCCGGTGGATCAGATGACGGGATTGAAAAACCGACATCAGTTCGAATTTGATCTGACCCGTTCCATGAGAAACGATCAGGAATCGCCTCTTGCGCTTTTGTTTTTCGATCTCGACCGCTTCAAATTTTATAATGCTACACTCGGCCAGTTTACCGGTGATCGTCTCTTGAAGGATATTGCTGTGAAACTGAAGAGTCTCGAAAACAACAGGATCTCGGTTTACCGTTACGGTGGCGATCAATTCGCTGTGGTGATCAGTGATTATGGGGGTATGGCCGATATCAATTCAATGGTCGACACTGTAAAAGGGATGTTTCAACAACCGTTTATGATCGAACATCATGAACTTCAGATGACTGCGAGCCTGGGTGTTTCCCTTTTTCCTGAAACGGGCGGAACCCTTGAAGAACTTGTAAACCAGGCAGAGATGGCGATGCATGCGTCCAAGGAAAAAGGATCGGCCAAATACAACATTTACAATAAGGAGATACATCTGTATTACAATAATCAGCTGACTTTGGAGAAACGGCTCCATAAAGCGGTGGAGAACAGGGGGTTTCAACTCCACTATCAGCCCCAGTATGATCTTGCCCATGATCGTGTCATCGGGTTTGAAGCACTGATCCGCTGGCAGGATGATCACCTTGGGTTTGTTCCGCCGGATCGCTTTATTCCTACTGCGGAGGAAACCGGGCTGATTATCCCGATTGGCCATATCGTGTTGGAGGAAGCATGTCGTATGGGCAAATCCTGGCTCGATCATGGTTTGGACCTGCGCGTCGGTGTAAATATTTCGCCGGTACAGTTTCAACACCCGGACTTTATCCATTCCGTGAGACAAACGCTTGCACAAACAGGGCTTCCTGCAAAGCAGCTTGATATTGAAATCACCGAGAATGTGCTGCTTTATAACAGGGATGAATGTTTGAACACCCTGGATCAGCTGAAGCGACTCGGTGTGCATATTTCGATCGATGACTTCGGGACAGGGTTTTCGAGTCTGAGTTATTTACGGACATTTCCTGTGGATGTGTTGAAGATAGATCAGTCGTTCGTCAGGGATGTGAGTAATAATCATAATGATCAGGCCATCGTCACTTCCATCATTCAGCTCGCGCATAATATGGGCATGAAAGTCATCGCTGAGGGTGTGGAGACAGATGATTCTCTTCATTTTCTGATCGATCGGGAATGCGATCAGATGCAGGGCTACATTTACAGTAAGCCAATCCCTCCTGAACAAATTTCATCGTTTCTTGCCGGAAACAAAACCATCGAGATGTAA